One genomic segment of Mytilus galloprovincialis chromosome 5, xbMytGall1.hap1.1, whole genome shotgun sequence includes these proteins:
- the LOC143075014 gene encoding uncharacterized protein LOC143075014 produces MLYHYMSRLCSFILLMCVHVTLSEIIEAHIRVINATCHDNLHHTNDCSTFTLKIGYYRCIADDKLIPGNRFEYDFGRKYQFNTSAKFIFTEGLDKTGFDYIMVVVMNNNFKGFTSVTTCESTKDKSRDENRNSTVIHTKSYFSESSSFSFDIEIKTVCQPSFCFGLRCEKCASNRMTTQDSSIEYITSYKTPSHSSRKVTSRHKTTTHSSRKVTSRHKTTTHSSRKVTSRHKTTTYSIPTGSAASLLSKTDQFILLLLCLWSVYYF; encoded by the exons ATGTTATATCACTATATGTCACGACTATGTTCTTTTATATTATTG ATGTGTGTACATGTTACGTTGTCTGAGATTATCGAGGCTCACATAAGAGTCATCAATGCCACGTGTCATGACAATTTACATCACACGAATGATTGTTCTACTTTTACACTTAAAATAGGATATTATAG ATGCATTGCAGATGATAAATTAATCCCTGGTAATCGTTTCGAATATGACTTTGGAAGGAAATATCAATTCAATACAAGTGCTAAATTTATATTTACTGAAGGATTAGACAag aCTGGTTTTGATTATATAATGGTGGTGGTGATGAACAACAATTTCAAAGGATTCACGTCCGTCACAACGTGCGAGTCAACAAAAGATAAATCACGAGATGAAAATAGAAACTCAACTGTTATCCATACCAAATCGTATTTCAGTGAATCATCTTCTTTCAG TTTTGATATAGAAATTAAAACAGTGTGCCAACCGTCCTTTTGTTTTGGATTAAGATGTGAAAAATGTG CATCCAATcgaatgacaacacaggactccAGTATAGAATACATCACTTCTTACAAAACACCATCTCATTCTTCAAGAAAAGTTACAAGTCGTCACAAAACAACAACTCATTCTTCAAGAAAAGTTACAAGTCGTCACAAAACAACAACTCATTCTTCAAGAAAAGTTACAAGTCGTCACAAAACAACAACCTATTCTATACCAACCGGAAGTGCTGCGAGTCTT CTGAGTAAAACAGATCAATTTATACTACTCTTGTTGTGCCTGTGGTCTGTGTACTACTTCTGA